acCATAATATTCACAATACAATGGCAGGAGTTAGTTTTTCCTGTATAATGTACAATCATCTTTACAAATCCTCCTCACATCCTATTGAAAAGTGTAACTCAAACTGTCATAAATCGATGCCGATGTGCATTATGTGATGAAAGCAATAATCTGCCCAGTAGCTTCAATCTATACTTCTTAATCTTGGCCTGCACTCATTCATGTTTAAAAGACATATAAGGAAAGGTTAAATAAGTTGCCGATGCTAtgcaatttttatataaatgatgTCAAGCGAAAGCCTATATGTACATACCACATCGATGGATTTGGAGAGTCCCCCATTGGACCAGTTGTCCATgaatttcataacaaaaatgCCGCAGTCATTGCTAACACAAAGAGTAATGTGTAAGAACTTAATATGCGTGACATGGGAAGtataatatttggaaaatgctatgaaatcaaattaaacttAATTGTGGTAAACACTAACTCATTTGGTTGGCATGGTACGTTTGGCATGACAAAACTGTACATGTTCAAGTCTACAGCAACCATTTCTTTCTTGTTGGCAACAAGCCATAGAACAACCTTGGCCTTAAACAAGCAAAGTAATTGACATTCAAACTTACAATATGATGTACAATGCAACAAATATTGGGGAGTAGAAGGTACATTACCAAATTTTGTTGTATTCCACTCATACAACTCCTTTTTCTTCCAGGCCGAGAATCCAAGAGCTGGATTCGTTTGTTATGTAAGTCATAGACATAAAGTGTccaatggtttttgaaaaggaCTGGTAAGTAGACCTGCATGATGCCACATACAATGGATTAGAACATATAATGGATTAGAACATATAATGGGTCAAGGAGATCAGAAGTGAAGAAACATAAAACATTGGAATGCAAGTTTGACCTGAGTAACATTCTGATACGAACCATCAAAGGCATACATATATGGATCGAAACGCGCAATAATTGCATCGTGCATCAAATGTTTTGCATTGGAACGCATCACCATTTCCTGTATATGAGATGAAAGTACTTAATGCATGGAAACATGTGTAAACGTGTGGACATGTTATCAGAACAAGGGAAATTCAGATGTAGTGGCAATTAAAAGCATTCATTACAGCTATGTAGGGGGAGAGAAATAGTTTTGTCCTTGATTAATCGTCGAATTGCAACATTCGGCAAAATGCATCAACGACCTAAAAGAAGAAATGATTAAAATGTAATCAATATTCAGATTGACTAATTAGAAGATGTTACatcacattaaaattaaaaataatgcaaactagtggacaaattgaaatattaacaTCATTGCCAATCCAACAGTCTCCCTGGAAAGACGCGAGGTTGCCTCTGGTTAAACTTGTGTCATGCATTGCAACAAGCTCCTCGCTGCCAACAAAACCATATATGTTAGGGTAATACGATTTGTTGCATGTGGAAACACTTGAAATTGGCGTAGTATATGATGTAACATGCCTTGGGTCCAAGTCCCCATTAAATACAGTTGTAGCTGCCTCTTTTAGGTCCATCTTGATGGCAGAATGGCGGGTTTGTGCCTGCGCTATGAATGGTGACAATAGATTGGGAGCCATCCGACGCACTCTCCGTTGCCTCCCAATGCTATGGGATCAGGGGGCCACAGTCATAGAACGCAAAGGTAAGGGGTCACAGATGACTACTTCGTCATCGGCTGTTTGTTTGGAGTATAAACATATTAGTTAACTAAACCCCAGTAcaatttgacatattttgtaCGCACTAATGCAGTAATGAATGTGGCCCAAAATGTTACCAATAAT
Above is a genomic segment from Vitis riparia cultivar Riparia Gloire de Montpellier isolate 1030 chromosome 14, EGFV_Vit.rip_1.0, whole genome shotgun sequence containing:
- the LOC117931408 gene encoding uncharacterized protein LOC117931408 gives rise to the protein MVMRSNAKHLMHDAIIARFDPYMYAFDGSYQNVTQVYLPVLFKNHWTLYVYDLHNKRIQLLDSRPGRKRSCMSGIQQNLAKVVLWLVANKKEMVAVDLNMYSFVMPNVPCQPNDNDCGIFVMKFMDNWSNGGLSKSIDVAKIKKYRLKLLGRLLLSSHNAHRHRFMTV